From Prionailurus viverrinus isolate Anna chromosome B2, UM_Priviv_1.0, whole genome shotgun sequence, the proteins below share one genomic window:
- the NDUFAF4 gene encoding NADH dehydrogenase [ubiquinone] 1 alpha subcomplex assembly factor 4: protein MGAAVFRAIRNFNLENRAEREISKMKPSPAPRHPSTKSLLREQMSHHPEIKGEVARKDDKLLSFLRDVYVDSKDPVSSVKVTDAGKRQEPKEFRLVKGQDFNMMSIKNIPKGKISIVEALTLLNNHKLYPETWTAEKIAEEYCLEQKDVKSLLKYFVTFEVKIIPPEDKKAIPSK from the exons ATGGGGGCTGCTGTGTTTCGCGCAATCAGGAATTTCAACCTAGAGAACCGGGCGGAACGGGAAATCAGCAAAATGAAGCCCTCTCCcgctcccaggcacccctccactaaGAGCCTGCTGCGAGAGCAGATGAGCC ACCATCCAGAAATTAAGGGAGAAGTTGCTAGAAAAGATGACAAACTGCTGTCCTTCCTAAGAGATGTGTATGTTGATTCCAAAGATCCTGTGTCTTCTGTGAAG GTAACAGATGCTGGAAAACGTCAAGAGCCAAAGGAGTTCAGATTGGTAAAAGGCCAAGACTTTAACATGATGAGTATTAAGAACATTCCCAAAGGCAAAATTTCCATTGTAGAGGCATTGACACTTCTCAATAATCATAAACTTTATCCAGAAACGTGGACTGCTGAGAAAATAGCAGAAGAATACTGTCTGGAACAGAAAGATGTAAAATCCcttctcaaatattttgttacttttgaaGTCAAAATCATCCCTCCTGAAGACAAGAAAGCAATAccatcaaaatga